From Lactobacillus sp. PV012:
TTTTATCTTTATTGATAAAAGAATTTAAATGCGAACTGGCTAAAAAATCTTGTAATTCACTAATTTTCACAATTCCAGCATGAAGTTTAAGATAATCTTTTTTATTTGCAAAAGTTAATTCACTTTGTTTTTCAAATCTCTCCATTTTTACCTCTTTTCTTAATTTTATCGCAGAAAAAAAGTGGACCCAAGTTTTCTGACTTAGATCCGCTTTTTCTTAATCATTTAATATTCTTAATCCTTCACGTTTACGTCCACGATTAAACCATGGTGATACAGTAAAGGCTAATACATCATTTACAATATAAATTAAACTATTTACTGCCATTGCCAAACTTGCATCCCCTTGTGCATAAGTAATTGCCCAAAGAATCAATTGGAAGACCCCACTTGCAGTCCACCAGAAGTATTGATTATTATAACGCAAGAAGCACATAATTCCTGCAGTAAGAGAAATTGAAAAACTTAAAGCATCAATCCAAGGACGAGGATCATTAGTAAACTTTCCAATTAAAAAGCCAGAAATTGCATAAACAGCAAGAGTACCTAAAATTGCAATAATCCATTCTTTAGTACAAAATTTACGCAAATGATTTTTTGTATCATCATTCCAAGAATTTACTGCCAATAAAATTGGTAAGTCTAAAGTCAAAATATAAGCAATTTGTTCAAAAATTGATAAGTAATTTTTGGCAATTAATCCTACATAAATAAAACAAGCTGCTGAAACTAACCCTAACCAGCCATTAATTGCCTTAGTAGCATTAATTGCTAAAACACAAAGTGTCCCTAGCAAAGTTCCAAAAAAGGTTACGATTGAAATAAGCGTAATCTTTCCTTCAATCAAAATTGCTAATTGGAAACCAAAAGCAAAAAACCAAAGCATATAGTTTTGGATAGGCCACCCCTGAAGTTGCTTAAACAACCATACAAAATAATTGTCTTTTTTGGTAGACTTTGAACCTTTAATTGATGTTAAATTTTCCATTCAATTTCTCTCCTTCTTTTTGATAGGTCACAAGCTTATTTCTATATCTTGTGCCTTGTCCGAATTTCTTTTTGAAAAACATCAATATCTAGTATACGGGCCAATTTTTTTAATACAAGGGTTGACTTTAAAAGGCATTTTCCAAGCCTTCAAGAAATCGGTTTCTTTCTTTAAAAAAATTTTATATTTTCTTCATAAAGTGTTCAAATAATTATTTGTATAATATTAAATATAAAATATGAACAAAAAAGGAGATGGAATTAATGATCAAAGAATTCAAAGAGTTTATTGCTCGTGGCGATGTAATGGACCTAGCTGTTGGGGTAATTATTGGGGCTGCATTTACAGCAATTGTTAACTCA
This genomic window contains:
- the pnuC gene encoding nicotinamide riboside transporter PnuC; this translates as MENLTSIKGSKSTKKDNYFVWLFKQLQGWPIQNYMLWFFAFGFQLAILIEGKITLISIVTFFGTLLGTLCVLAINATKAINGWLGLVSAACFIYVGLIAKNYLSIFEQIAYILTLDLPILLAVNSWNDDTKNHLRKFCTKEWIIAILGTLAVYAISGFLIGKFTNDPRPWIDALSFSISLTAGIMCFLRYNNQYFWWTASGVFQLILWAITYAQGDASLAMAVNSLIYIVNDVLAFTVSPWFNRGRKREGLRILND